In Fusarium fujikuroi IMI 58289 draft genome, chromosome FFUJ_chr08, one genomic interval encodes:
- a CDS encoding probable fibrillarin (NOP1), whose amino-acid sequence MAPFTPRGGGRGGRGGARGGRGGFGGDRGGFGGRGGARGGRGGGRGAPRGGPRGGGRGGRGGRGGAGAGQRGGAKVIVEPHRHPGVFVVRGGKEDGLATRNTTPGESVYGEKRISVDESVQNDDGTTTTTKIEYRMWNPFRSKLCAAIAGGADEIYIKPGSRVLYLGGASGTSVSHVADIVGPTGYVYAVEFSSRSGRDLITMASKRPNVVPIVEDARQPARYRMIVPMVDVIFADVAQPDQARIVAMNANWFLKVGGGVLISIKANCIDSTAPAAEVFANEVQKMRAESIKPKFQLTLEPFERDHCLVAGEYQRYKS is encoded by the exons ATGGCTCCTTTCACTCCTCGAGGAGGCGGCCGTGGTGGTCGTGGCGGCGCTCGTGGAGGCCGCGGTGGTTTCGGTGGTGATCGCGGCGGCTTCGGCGGCCGTGGTGGTGCGCGCGGTGGACGAG GTGGTGGCCGTGGTGCTCCCCGTGGCGGTCCTCGCGGTGGTGGCCGAG GTGGTCGCGGCGGTCGCggcggtgctggtgctggccaGCGAGGCGGTGCCAAGGTCATTGTT GAGCCTCACCGTCACCCCggcgtcttcgtcgtccgtGGTGGTAAGGAAGATGGTCTTGCTACCCGCAACACAACACCTGGCGAGTCTGTCTACGGCGAGAAGCGCATCTCTGTCGACGAGTCTGTCCAGAACGACGATGGcaccactaccaccaccaagatcgagTACCGCATGTGGAACCCTTTCCGAAGCAAGCTTTGCGCTGCCATCGCCGgtggtgctgatgagatCTACATCAAGCCCGGCTCTCGTGTTCTCTACCTTGGTGGTGCCTCCGGTACCTCCGTCTCTCACGTCGCTGACATTGTCGGTCCTACTGGCTACGTCTACGCCGTCGAGTTCTCTTCCCGATCCGGCCgtgatctcatcaccatggccTCTAAGCGACCCAATGTTGTTCCCATTGTTGAGGACGCCCGTCAGCCTGCCCGCTACCGCATGATCGTCCCCATGGTCGATGTCATCTTTGCCGATGTTGCCCAGCCCGATCAGGCCCGTATTGTTGCCATGAACGCCAACTGGTTCCTCAAGGTTGGCGGCGGTGttctcatctccatcaaggCCAACTGTATCGACAGCACTGCTCCCGCTGCTGAGGTTTTCGCCAACGAGGTCCAGAAGATGCGAGCTGAGTCCATCAAGCCCAAGTTCCAGCTTACTCTGG AACCCTTCGAGCGTGACCATTGTTTGGTTGCCGGTGAGTACCAGCGCTACAAGTCCTAG
- a CDS encoding putative NNT1-like nicotinamide N-methyltransferase family protein, whose protein sequence is MSLTWRISVNGEADSPEDYLSTALGVIFPDDITNQHGDAEHNLSYASPHLPKPLVIDLADPVKEDDRKLFSHYLWNASLLLAEFIEADSLSIPLENPREAQDSISFNVKGLETLELGAGTALPSIMGGLLGAKRVVVTDYPAEPVLKTLRTNVARNIQPSLSPAGAEATPSSAVSIQGHSWGELDDTFSTSAAHSFDRVIAADCLWMPWQHQNLHRSIAHFLKQTPEARCWVVAGFHTGRTKMSGFYDASALQKVGLEIERIWERDCNGEERPWDTEREDDVTVRKRWLVVASLKWISTS, encoded by the coding sequence ATGTCTCTTACCTGGCGTATCTCAGTCAACGGGGAGGCTGATAGCCCTGAAGACTATCTCTCAACTGCCTTGGGCGTCATCTTCCCCGACGATATCACGAATCAACATGGCGATGCGGAACACAACCTCTCATATGCCTCACCTCATCTCCCCAAGCCCCTTGTTATCGACCTCGCCGACCCTGTAAAGGAGGATGACCGCAAGCTGTTCTCGCATTACCTCTGGAATGCTTCACTCCTGCTCGCAGAGTTTATCGAGGCCGACTCTCTCAGCATTCCTCTTGAGAACCCTCGTGAGGCACAGGATAGCATTTCATTCAACGTGAAGGGGTTGGAGACTCTTGAGCTCGGAGCTGGAACCGCGTTACCGAGTATCATGGGTGGCCTGCTAGGTGCAAAGCGTGTCGTTGTCACAGACTATCCAGCTGAACCCGTCCTCAAAACCCTTCGCACCAACGTCGCTCGCAACATACAACCCTCTCTATCACCCGCTGGTGCCGAGGCAACTCCCTCCTCTGCAGTCTCCATCCAGGGCCATTCCTGGGGTGAGCTCGATGACACTTTCAGCACATCAGCTGCTCACTCGTTCGACCGTGTCATTGCCGCCGATTGTCTCTGGATGCCTTGGCAACACCAGAACCTTCACCGCTCCATCGCCCACTTTCTCAAGCAAACCCCTGAGGCTAGGTGTTGGGTTGTCGCTGGTTTCCATACTGGCCGAACAAAGATGAGCGGGTTTTATGATGCATCGGCGCTTCAGAAGGTCGGACTCGAAATTGAGAGGATCTGGGAGAGAGATTGCAACGGCGAGGAGAGGCCATGGGATACTGAACGTGAGGACGATGTTACAGTGCGCAAGAGGTGGCTCGTCGTCGCTTCGCTGAAGTGGATTTCAACCTCATGA
- a CDS encoding related to malate dehydrogenase has translation MQLSTFVASVLAVTASAAPTYPTITVTDAGSAIDALGSLSGYFNLVADKVKAVKSYGMAPVCDLSQAKMPLDGQLPSPAKGLKLVHVAIGRGTQNYTCDTSKPSSAPVATGAVATLFNGSCVAAMYPDLIERIPGMAVHFPLSDANKLGPASLAESGHHYFTADGTPFFDLRTPNQDIGEAPCAKNSSAPAPSLSAKGQLGENAVPWLRLTTIEGATHKMKEVYRTTTAGGSAPATCQGMDAEFEVQYATLYWFWAGDIEEDDA, from the exons ATGCAATTATCGACATTTGTCGCTTCTGTCCTCGCGGTGACTGCCTCTGCAGCACCAACCTATCCTACTATTACTGTCACCGATGCTGGATCCGCCATTGACGCATTAGGGTCATTATCTGGTTACTTTAATTTGGTCGCGGATAAGGTCAAGGCAGTCAAGTCATATGGAATGGCTCCTGTCTGTGATCTCTCACAAGCTAAGATGCCTCTTG ATGGCCAACTACCTTCCCCAGCCAAGGGCCTGAAGCTGGTTCATGTCGCTATCGGCCGTGGTACGCAAAACTACACATGCGATACCAGCAAGCCTTCATCAGCTCCCGTTGCTACTGGTGCTGTGGCCACTCTCTTCAACGGCAGCTGCGTCGCCGCGATGTACCCAGATCTGATCGAACGCATCCCTGGAATGGCCGTTCACTTCCCTCTGTCAGATGCCAACAAGCTTGGCCCTGCATCCCTCGCTGAGTCTGGTCACCATTATTTCACCGCCGATGGTACGCCCTTCTTCGACCTCCGCACTCCCAACCAGGACATTGGTGAGGCTCCATGTGCAAAGAACAGCAGCGCTCCTGCCCCATCTCTCTCTGCCAAGGGACAGCTTGGTGAGAATGCTGTACCATGGCTTAGACTCACCACCATTGAGGGTGCTACCCACAAGATGAAGGAAGTCTACCGAACTACAACTGCCGGTGGCAGCGCCCCTGCAACCTGCCAGGGTATGGATGCCGAATTCGAGGTTCAATATGCCACATT ATATTGGTTCTGGGCTGGCGatattgaagaagacgatgcgTAA
- a CDS encoding putative protein COY1, which translates to MTDAAVEAALASTTEAPMPAPTFEGENKFQHAISAWRTIDLTTLVSNLDNTASDIVAYQRDSTVQRKELAQKTKEFRKLDDAAKLTEIKGLLKSYQTFIDLLTNHSKSVNSAFLQTYASFSDAPDPYPLLEASVDSMLLSEDTLPKITEENQHLQENVSKLSSQLEETDSKLQNERKVRRELEENLERRVKEVETSWNAVLEEKTDNWEAKEKALEDKLEKQERLLTEMRASYEVNQRLGKNGDDQEVHRNNVSSAELEMLHADLDRTSSRLAEVEARNEQMRLELARAKSSAQQQPETSLEDDPGYMRVRSENQSMIRKLDAARVEKEGLKRALDGKLRSIEREVNTLREERDTLKSKVQKWSDYEDIKQELEVLKSIEFSTGDDDEVREHLEAKDAEGNSLEKLLLARNKKLGDELTVLRVSHNDLQSRLEDLQEELSKTNAELERAQKLNQKLENDLETIQEEGANAFPSGASVAGTYVTRAMGRKSGRISPTSSIISGMDPRMGGGEPGERVYGGGSGMLPMVTAQRDRYKKKNAELEEELSDTHRTVSQLRQEVAALQKDNLNLYEKTRYVSTYNRGGGAATSSAYGANPNPSTVSIGETGNPGIAMDRYRQAYESNISPFAAFRGRESARAYKRMSLPERAVYSLTRTVLASRTSRNLFAAYCVALHLLVFVTLYWLSSSDVQRVTHLESAAAAAAGVAGGSLGSPMDGAPKDPAK; encoded by the exons ATGACTGACGCAGCCGTCGAAGCTGCGCTGGCGAGCACAACCGAAGCCCCTATGCCTGCGCCAACCTTTGAAGGGGAGAACAAATTTCAGCATGCGATATCAGCATGGAGAA CCATCGATCTCACAACCCTTGTCTCGAATCTCGACAATACAGCTTCAGACATTGTTGCATACCAGCGGGACTCAACTGTCCAACGCAAAGAACTCGCCCAAAAAACGAAAGAATTCCGCAAGCTCGATGATGCGGCCAAGCTTACAGAAATCAAGGGACTATTGAAAT CCTATCAGACCTTTATCGACCTCCTTACAAACCACTCCAAGTCTGTGAACTCGGCATTTCTTCAAACATATGCATCTTTCTCTGATGCCCCAGACCCATACCCACTTCTTGAAGCCTCAGTCGATTCTATGCTCTTGTCCGAAGACACCTTACCAAAGATTACCGAAGAAAACCAGCACCTCCAAGAGAATGTCTCCAAACTTTCAAGTCAACTGGAAGAGACTGACTCAAAGCTCCAGAATGAGCGAAAGGTTCGAAGAGAGTTGGAGGAGAACCTAGAGAGACGTGTCAAGGAAGTTGAGACGTCGTGGAACGCTGTGCTAGAGGAGAAGACAGATAACTGGGAGGCTAAAGAGAAGGCATTGGAAGATAAGCTGGAGAAGCAAGAGCGCCTTCTGACTGAGATGCGCGCAAGTTACGAAGTCAACCAGCGCTTGGGCAAGAATGGCGATGACCAGGAGGTTCATCGCAACAATGTCTCGAgcgctgagcttgagatgcTCCACGCAGATCTGGATCGCACAAGCTCTCGCctggctgaggttgaggcaCGAAACGAACAAATGCGACTGGAGTTGGCACGAGCCAAGTCATCAGCCCAACAGCAACCTGAGACAAGCCTCGAGGACGATCCTGGATATATGCGTGTGAGGTCAGAGAACCAGTCTATGATCCGCAAGCTGGACGCCGCGCGTGTGGAGAAGGAGGGTCTTAAACGAGCATTGGATGGCAAGTTGCGATCTATTGAAAGAGAAGTGAACACTCTCAGGGAGGAGAGGGACACATTGAAGAGCAAGGTTCAAAAATGGAGTGACTACGAGGATATCAAgcaggagcttgaggttctcaagaGTATTGAGTTCTCCACaggtgacgatgacgaagtAAGAGAGCATCTTGAGGCAAAGGATGCTGAGGGCAATtctcttgagaagcttcttttgGCGAGAAACAAGAAGTTGGGCGATGAGTTGACAGTCCTACGTGTTTCGCATAACGATTTACAAAGTCGCCTGGAGGATCTTCAAGAGGAGCTCTCAAAAACCAACGCCGAATTGGAGCGAGCGCAGAAGCTCAACCAGAAACTGGAGAATGATTTGGAGACAATCCAGGAGGAGGGTGCTAACGCATTCCCATCTGGTGCATCTGTAGCTGGAACATATGTCACCCGGGCAATGGGCCGCAAGAGTGGCAGAATCTCGCCAACGTCGTCAATCATTAGTGGAATGGATCCTCGCATGGGAGGAGGCGAGCCTGGCGAACGAGTCTATGGAGGAGGCTCGGGCATGTTGCCCATGGTCACGGCCCAGCGAGACCGttataagaagaagaatgcagAACTTGAGGAAGAACTGTCAGATACGCACCGAACGGTCTCGCAGCTGCGTCAGGAAGTCGCAGCGCTTCAGAAGGACAACCTGAATCTCTACGAGAAGACAAGATATGTTTCAACATATAACCGAGGAGGCGGTGCGGCGACATCGTCGGCGTACGGGGCGAATCCAAACCCATCGACAGTGTCGATTGGCGAAACGGGGAATCCTGGCATCGCCATGGACCGATACCGCCAGGCATACGAGTCCAATATTTCTCCGTTTGCGGCTTTCCGTGGGCGAGAGTCTGCTCGAGCTTACAAACGGATGAGTCTACCAGAACGCGCAGTCTACTCATTGACACGCACAGTACTTGCTTCGCGAACCAGCCGAAACTTGTTTGCTGCATACTGCGTAGCACTCCATTTGCTGGTGTTTGTAACTTTGTATTGGCTCAGTTCGTCAGATGTCCAGCGGGTGACCCATCTTGAGTCCGCcgcggcagcggcagctgGAGTTGCTGGGGGCTCGCTTGGCAGTCCAATGGACGGAGCGCCTAAAGATCCTGCCAAGTGA
- a CDS encoding related to TGF beta receptor associated protein 1: MTSDGSGDGPSITSPGLTSTSREVGPYVLRTLLDEVPLSADGSKDDIKINCVDYLDANLYVGTSASELLHFVQIPPDPNDPSGQPVYILASRLCPQYVETPGTPSSRPGVQQILLLPRVGKACILCNWTVTFYSLPELSPVFGTTLVKNCSWIGGIDLNEPLLDDGSAERSGGVTILLSLMRKIQVVRVGEDARAFKKIDFSGSTLSVRRDSIACVADSKSYALIDVEQQLKIPLMSISSLEETTSPSEIGHAQSIGADTTSGLLRSSSSTGNRTSSEAPSHSRSTSLGGSILDSIRRQDHRGNEGEDFFGRNTSPQPSISPRPSMERASTPNPPSLDKPLPAAPSPSGTPSQSTDPRPRPGSVFLKPHITSPTPDEFLIVTGTDPLEPGIGMFVNLDGDPTRPTLEFTRYPKEVVVDSPPLEVNSSQPSSMQEEDGYVLASMTREKDSLEYGLEIQRFDAGSDPNPQKFWLTAREADGVYGIRSLAGSEETRFDEIVQKLSQRRYTPFSVSISPGTPDPSSSAKTPDARTALSIEHLSKEKELFDRNIDSQDEESLPEEWEANRNAEGEEFARQLAKAQARLAVWSGSRIWWAIRNPLLIQLDAALEAACVGDVFSPAELDRQAIFTTINSIRGREPQSELEFMTYGYIRQKAGILLLTNLLKSPEDKQFTEKDVKALEEVLIESGLDPRVVLSLIPSVRNEIIEGSRGIWIYGGVRRTADAYLRSREFQMTSKDSIGTLEPRTMHFLRRFLGTWRKKKGFGSVADEREVFHTVDAALLLVLLEIDQHSPKGLGKGGVVRSELYEIVDKGVDCFDRAVDLLETYHRLFVLSRLYQSRKLSGDVLATWRRIIEGQQDVGQELREGEQRVREYLTKIGSQALVQEYGVWLANRNPKLGVQVFTEDKGRAPKFEPAQAVAILREEAPDAVKYYLEHLVFGKGHTTYINDLMAYYLDVVVHDLESSEESRTLVRATYEAYRALQPPKPAYSHFLRDNAPDDNEVWHSRLRLLQLLGEANDYDAVAIRDRISRLPDDLLVPETIILAGRECKHDDALRLLVHNLGDYDTAVSYCLRGGASTTGAAPSQRPSFEEQRRLFNVVLHELLALENISDRVEQTGALLERFGGWFEIDDVLSLIPDDWSVDIIAGFLVGALKRLVGERHEAMLTRALSGAQNLRVSYDRVAKIDEKGPSIEASN, from the exons ATGACATCAGATGGCTCAGGCGATGGGCCTTCAATCACAAGCCCAGGGCTAACCAGTACCAGTCGCGAGGTTGGCCCTTATGTTCTCAGGACTTTATTAGATGAGGTGCCACTATCTGCAGACGGCTCCaaagatgatatcaagatcaaCTGTGTAGACTATCTAG ATGCGAATCTGTACGTTGGCACATCTGCCTCCGAACTGCTTCACTTCGTACAAATTCCACCAGACCCAAACGATCCATCCGGGCAACCCGTTTATATCCTCGCATCTCGACTATGTCCTCAATATGTCGAAACTCCAGGCACTCCGAGCTCGCGACCCGGCGTTCAGCAAATCCTCCTACTCCCTCGTGTCGGCAAAGCATGTATCCTTTGCAATTGGACCGTCACTTTCTATTCCCTTCCCGAACTTAGCCCTGTTTTTGGAACAACTCTAGTCAAGAACTGCAGTTGGATAGGCGGCATTGATTTGAATGAGCCCTTGCTCGACGATGGAAGTGCAGAGAGGAGCGGAGGTGTTACTATACTCCTCTCTCTTATGCGAAAGATCCAGGTCGTGCGTGTCGGCGAGGACGCGCGCGCTTTCAAG AAAATCGACTTCTCTGGAAGCACCCTGTCAGTCCGTAGGGACTCAATCGCTTGTGTGGCAGACTCTAAGTCGTATGCGCTTATCGATGTGGAACAACAGCTCAAGATCCCCTTGATGAGCATTTCATCCTTGGAAGAAACAACCTCGCCCAGTGAAATTGGACATGCTCAAAGCATTGGAGCGGATACAACAAGTGGGCTGCTCCGAAGCTCCTCTTCTACCGGAAATCGCACGTCTAGCGAAGCCCCAAGCCACAGTCGGAGCACGAGCTTGGGGGGCTCAATATTGGATAGTATCCGtcgacaagatcatcgtGGCAACGAGGGTGAGGATTTCTTTGGCCGCAACACCTCGCCGCAGCCGTCTATAAGCCCCAGGCCATCGATGGAGAGagcttcaacaccaaatcCTCCTTCGCTCGATAAACCTCTCCCAGCTGCCCCTTCACCATCAGGCACACCTTCTCAGTCTACTGACCCTCGACCAAGGCCTGGATCCGTCTTTCTAAAGCCTCACATCACTTCTCCGACTCCTGACGAATTCCTGATTGTTACTGGAACTGACCCCCTGGAGCCGGGAATCGGCATGTTTGTGAATCTGGATGGCGATCCTACGAGGCCTACTCTTGAGTTTACCAGATACCCCAAGGAAGTTGTCGTAGATAGCCCGCCTTTAGAAGTTAACTCATCACAGCCATCTTCAAtgcaggaagaagatgggtaTGTTCTGGCCTCGATGACGAGAGAAAAGGACAGCTTGGAATATGGACTAGAGATCCAAAGATTTGACGCGGGCTCAGATCCAAACCCACAGAAATTCTGGTTGACAGCTAGAGAGGCTGATGGAGTCTACGGCATTCGTTCGCTTGCTGGCAGCGAAGAAACGCGATTCGATGAGATTGTTCAGAAGCTGTCGCAAAGGCGATACACTCCTTTCTCTGTTTCAATATCGCCTGGCACCCCtgatccttcatcttcagccaagACACCAGACGCGAGAACAGCGCTGTCAATAGAACACCTCTCGAAAGAGAAGGAACTTTTTGACAGAAACATTGACTCGCAAGACGAAGAATCATTGCCAGAAGAGTGGGAGGCAAATCGCAATGCAGAGGGGGAGGAATTTGCTCGACAACTTGCCAAGGCTCAGGCAAGATTGGCAGTCTGGAGTGGAAGCCGCATCTGGTGGGCTATTCGCAATCCTTTACTTATACAACTTGATGCCGCCTTGGAAGCAGCTTGTGTGGGAGATGTTTTCAGCCCTGCCGAGCTTGACAGACAGGCAATATTCACCACTATCAACTCTATCAGGGGTCGAGAACCGCAAAGCGAGTTGGAATTTATGACTTATGGATACATACGGCAGAAAGCTGGCATCTTGCTTTTGACGAACTTGCTGAAGTCTCCTGAAGACAAGCAGTTTACAGAAAAAGACGTCaaagctcttgaagaagtGCTGATTGAGAGTGGTCTTGACCCCAGAGTGGTCCTTTCCCTGATTCCCAGCGTTCGAAACGAGATAATAGAAGGCTCACGTGGGATCTGGATATATGGCGGCGTCAGAAGAACCGCCGATGCTTACCTCAGAAGCAGGGAGTTTCAGATGACATCTAAGGACAGTATTGGGACTCTGGAGCCGAGGACGATGCACTTTCTTCGAAGATTTCTTGGAACATGGCGCAAGAAGAAAGGCTTCGGCAGTGTGGCCGACGAGAGAGAGGTGTTTCACACAGTTGATGCGGCGCTGCTGCTCGTGCTTCTCGAGATTGACCAACACTCACCTAAGGGGTTGGGCAAGGGAGGCGTCGTGAGATCTGAGCTATACGAGATTGTGGATAAGGGCGTTGACTGCTTTGACCGCGCAGTAGATTTACTCGAAACATACCATCGACTCTTCGTGTTAAGTCGCCTGTACCAGAGCCGGAAACTTTCAGGAGATGTTCTGGCCACTTGGAGGCGGATTATCGAAGGCCAGCAGGACGTAGGACAGGAGCTCCGCGAAGGAGAACAGCGAGTTCGTGAGTATCTGACCAAGATCGGCAGCCAGGCCCTTGTCCAAGAATATGGTGTGTGGCTTGCAAATCGCAATCCAAAGCTTGGTGTCCAAGTTTTTACTGAAGACAAGGGACGAGCACCCAAATTTGAGCCAGCGCAAGCCGTTGCAATCTTACGAGAGGAGGCACCTGATGCAGTTAAGTATTATCTCGAACATTTGGTTTTTGGCAAAGGCCATACTACGTATATCAACGACCTGATGGCGTACTACCTTGACGTGGTTGTTCATGATCTGGAGTCATCTGAGGAGAGCCGAACTTTGGTCAGAGCGACATATGAGGCATACCGCGCTTTACAGCCTCCTAAGCCTGCATACAGTCACTTCCTTCGGGACAACGCGCCGGACGACAACGAGGTCTGGCACAGCCGTTTGAGGCTACTTCAACTCTTAGGCGAAGCCAATGATTATGATGCAGTAGCAATAAGAGATCGAATCTCGAGACTGCCAGATGATCTTTTGGTGCCCGAGACCATCATACTTGCTGGCCGAGAATGCAAACACGACGATGCCCTCCGCCTTCTGGTCCACAACCTGGGCGACTATGACACCGCAGTGTCATATTGCCTTCGAGGCGGTGCGAGCACAACAGGTGCTGCTCCCTCCCAACGGCCATCATTTGAGGAACAACGTCGCCTGTTTAACGTGGTCCTCCATGAGTTGCTCGCTCTTGAAAACATCAGCGATCGTGTGGAGCAGACTGGAGCGCTCCTGGAGCGGTTTGGCGGCTGGTTCGAGATTGACGACGTACTCAGTCTTATCCCTGATGATTGGTCTGTCGACATTATTGCAGGCTTCTTAGTTGGGGCACTTAAGCGTCTTGTGGGAGAGCGGCACGAAGCGATGCTGACCCGCGCCCTGAGCGGAGCGCAAAACTTGCGCGTAAGCTACGATCGCGTTGCCAAGATTGATGAAAAGGGGCCGAGCATTGAAGCATCGAACTAA
- a CDS encoding probable ribosomal protein L17.e.A (cytosolic), with protein MVRYAATEIQSSKSARARGAYLRVSFKNTRETAQAINGWKLQRAVTFLENVKEHKEAVPMRRYAGSTGRTAQGKQFGVSKARWPVKSAEFLLGLLKNAEANADAKGLDTGALIVKHIQVNQAPKQRRRTYRAHGRINPYMSNPCHIELILTEGEEVVQKSDAVVEREHLSSRQRGARLRKAITAA; from the exons ATG GTTCGATACGCTGCCACCGAGATCCAGTCCTCGAAGTCGGCCCGCGCCCGCGGTGCCTACCTCCGAGTGTCTTTCAAGAACACTCGCGAGACCGCCCAGGCCATCAACGGCTGGAAGCTTCAGCGCGCTGTTACCTTCCTCGAGAACGTCAAGGAGCACAAGGAGGCCGTCCCCATGCGACGATATGCCGGCAGCACTGGCCGCACCGCCCAAG GCAAGCAGTTCGGTGTCTCCAAGGCTCGATGGCCCGTCAAGTCCGCCGAGTTCCTCCTCGGTCTCCTCAAGAACGCTGAGGCCAACGCTGATGCCAAGGGTCTCGACACCGGTGCCCTGATTGTCAAGCACATCCAGGTCAACCAGGCCCCTAAGCAGCGACGAAGGACATACCGTGCCCACGGTCGT ATCAACCCCTACATGTCCAACCCCTGCCACATCGAGCTCATCCTGACCGAGGGTGAGGAGGTTGTCCAGAAGTCCGATGCTGTTGTCGAGCGCGAGCACCTTAGCTCGCGCCAGCGCGGTGCCCGTCTCCGCAAGGCTATCACCGCCGCTTAA
- a CDS encoding related to cytochrome P450 monooxygenase (lovA): MENVSSLAASPIGVDYQLPQLVSEGHCTAYYIAVTIFLIAIWFFLPKKQTSHLEIPFYKASKTKWIFDAETLIKDSYTKFRDRVYQIKATEGVQVIVPARLVGELKGLPEDILSATEAVSDALQSKYTKFSPGHNGELLALLVRTKLTQNLTRVVPLLKKELEHLLATEFPACEDWTPVKWQPFSLRAVARLSGRAFVGPSINRNEKWMDTSIHFAVHVFTACVKLQFIPEWARPVGQHFVSELRQIRKDIKIAKEMLKPILEERLHDLEFSSGGGAPDDMIQWLIEALPEEEKADLTTQAELQLIIAAASIHTTNNLLCECLCDLAAYPEVQEELREEAYRVLEVDNGWESKESMAKLKKLDSFMREVQRLSGNITSFIRKVMKPISLSDGTELPVGTKVLAPQAGIALDERYFPDPERFDAFRFYKLRQESAEASNRWQFTSLNDTYINFGAGKHACPGRFFASNEIKLVLAHILINYDIRLKAGEDRPKAMAVVMAKAPSPDTELEFRRRSWAA, encoded by the exons ATGGAGAACGTATCAAGTCTTGCTGCCTCACCTATTGGTGTCGATTATCAACTCCCCCAGTTAGTCAGTGAGGGTCATTGCACTGCATACTACATCGCCGTCACCATCTTCCTTATTGCAATTTGGTTCTTTCTTCCCAAGAAGCAGACATCCCATCTTGAGATACCCTTCTACAAGGCCTCAAAGACAAAATGGATATTCGACGCCGAAACATTAATCAAGGACAGCTACACAAAG TTTCGAGACCGAGTTTATCAGATCAAGGCTACTGAGGGAGTACAAGTCATAGTACCGGCCCGTCTCGTCGGTGAACTCAAAGGACTACCGGAAGATATCCTCAGTGCGACGGAAGCCGTGTCAGAT GCTCTCCAAAGCAAGTACACAAAATTCTCTCCAGGCCACAACGGTGAACTCCTGGCGCTATTGGTTAGAACAAAACTCACACAGAACCTCACTCGCGTGGTACCCCTTCTCAAAAAGGAACTGGAGCATCTATTAGCAACTGAGTTTCCAGCCTGCGAAGACTGGACACCGGTGAAATGGCAACCTTTCAGTCTTCGTGCTGTAGCCCGTCTGAGTGGTAGAGCCTTTGTTGGACCATCCATCAACCGAAACGAGAAGTGGATGGACACTTCGATCCACTTTGCCGTTCATGTCTTCACAGCATGCGTCAAGCTACAGTTCATCCCTGAGTGGGCTCGACCTGTAGGCCAGCATTTTGTCTCAGAGCTTCGCCAGATCCGCAAGGACATCAAGATTGCCAAGGAAATGCTAAAGCCAATCCTTGAAGAGCGTCTCCATGATTTGGAGTTTTCCAGCGGTGGAGGTGCACCAGACGACATGATCCAATGGCTTATTGAAGCACTGccagaggaggaaaaggccGATCTCACAACCCAGGCAGAGCTGCAGTTGATTATTGCAGCGGCTTCAATCCACACGACCAACAACCTACTCTGCGAATGCCTTTGTGACCTTGCAGCATACCCTGAAGTACAAGAAGAACTTCGAGAGGAAGCGTATCGCGTTCTGGAAGTGGACAATGGATGGGAGAGCAAGGAGAGCATggccaagctgaagaagttggaCAGTTTCATGAGGGAGGTCCAGCGTCTTAGCGGAAACATCA CGTCATTCATCCGTAAGGTCATGAAGCCCATCTCCCTTTCTGACGGCACCGAACTGCCGGTAGGCACAAAGGTCCTCGCTCCTCAAGCCGGCATCGCTCTCGACGAGCGCTATTTCCCCGACCCCGAACGCTTCGATGCCTTCCGCTTCTACAAGCTTCGACAAGAATCAGCAGAGGCCAGCAATCGGTGGCAATTCACTTCCCTCAACGACACATACATCAATTTCGGCGCAGGCAAACACGCCTGCCCGGGCCGTTTCTTTGCCAGCAATGAGATCAAGCTTGTGCTGGCACATATACTCATCAACTATGATATCCGCTTGAAAGCGGGCGAAGATAGACCAAAAGCCATGGCTGTGGTCATGGCCAAGGCTCCCTCTCCAGATACCGAACTGGAGTTTCGACGAAGATCGTGGGCAGCTTGA